A window of Salmo trutta chromosome 5, fSalTru1.1, whole genome shotgun sequence contains these coding sequences:
- the LOC115194211 gene encoding probable palmitoyltransferase ZDHHC21 → MKLRLHFVVDPMGWFCISVVLAIWLYNCFFIPKLVLLPHFYEGHIHWALVVSYYLASAFCMAALFRASTADPGRLPTDPHIPHSEREQWEMCSKCNMMRPKRSHHCSRCGHCVRRMDHHCPWINNCVGEDNHWLFLQLCFYTQVLSLFTLALDFCQYYYFQPLTTLDQEAFTARHELALIRVSAIMGLVMFGGMSSLFYTQLAGILTDTTTIEKMANFSNKIGGAGGGSKESWQRTLAEVFGTTWKVLWFIPLRSRQPLTFPHHFRTHV, encoded by the exons ATGAAGCTTCGGCTGCACTTTGTGGTGGACCCCATGGGCTGGTTCTGCATCAGTGTGGTGTTGGCCATCTGGCTCTACAACTGCTTCTTCATCCCCAAGTTGGTGCTGCTGCCACATTTCTATGAGGGTCATATCCACTGGGCCTTGGTTGTCA GTTACTACTTAGCATCAGCCTTCTGTATGGCAGCACTTTTTAGAGCTTCTACAGCCGACCCTGGCAGACTCCCAACCGACCCCCACATCCCTCACTCAG AGCGAGAGCAGTGGGAAATGTGTAGCAAGTGCAACATGATGAGACCAAAAAGGTCCCACCACTGCAGTCGTTGTGGCCATTGTGTACGTAGAATGGACCACCACTGTCCATG GATCAATAATTGTGTAGGGGAGGACAACCACTGGCTCTTCTTGCAGCTCTGTTTTTACACACAGGTCCTCAGTTTGTTCACCCTGGCTCTGGACTTCTGCCAGTACTATTACTTCCAGCCCTTAACCACATTGGACCAG GAGGCATTTACTGCACGTCACGAGCTCGCCCTGATACGAGTGTCTGCGATCATGGGTCTGGTGATGTTCGGAGGCATGAGCAGCCTTTTCTATACTCAGCTGGCTGGCATCCTGACA GACACCACCACCATTGAGAAAATGGCTAACTTCTCAAATAAAAT AGGCGGGGCTGGTGGTGGGTCAAAGGAATCCTGGCAGCGGACTCTGGCTGAGGTGTTTGGCACTACCTGGAAAGTTCTGTGGTTCATCCCGTTGAGGAGCAGGCAACCGCTGACCTTTCCCCACCACTTCCGCACTCACGTGTAG